A window from Pseudomonadota bacterium encodes these proteins:
- the tsaA gene encoding tRNA (N6-threonylcarbamoyladenosine(37)-N6)-methyltransferase TrmO encodes MNPLTQETYAVHPIGVIHCEITSREMAPKNYDISDYTGVIEIFSQYKDAMDGIEVGTTIVALFWLHQAKRDVLKVYPRGDKSRGLRGVFSTRSPMRPNPIAVSEYKILEINGLEIKVTGVDMIDGTPLVDLKKKV; translated from the coding sequence ATGAATCCACTGACTCAGGAAACATACGCCGTTCATCCCATCGGTGTCATCCACTGTGAAATTACATCACGGGAAATGGCGCCGAAAAATTATGATATTTCAGACTATACCGGAGTTATAGAGATATTCAGCCAGTATAAAGATGCCATGGACGGCATTGAGGTGGGCACGACCATTGTGGCGCTGTTCTGGCTGCATCAGGCAAAGAGGGATGTCCTTAAGGTCTATCCGCGAGGCGATAAATCCCGCGGCCTTCGCGGCGTTTTCAGCACTCGCAGCCCCATGCGACCCAACCCCATTGCCGTATCAGAGTATAAGATACTGGAAATTAACGGCCTGGAAATAAAAGTGACGGGTGTAGATATGATTGACGGCACACCCCTTGTTGACTTGAAGAAAAAGGTGTGA